Genomic window (Sphingosinicella microcystinivorans):
CCTATGCGCTCTGGAAGAAGATCGCGGGCCTGCCCGACAGCCGCATCATCCGCATCGCCACCAAGGACAATTTCTGGGCGATGGGCGACAACGGCCCGTGCGGCCCGTGCTCCGAGATCTTCTACGACCACGGCGACCACATCCCCGGCGGGCCTCCGGGCAGCCCGGACGAGGACGGCGACCGCTTCGTCGAGATCTGGAACCTCGTGTTCATGCAGTACGAGCAGGAGGCGGGCGAGATCGTCCGCGACCTGCCGCGCCCGTCGATCGACACCGGCATGGGGCTGGAACGCGTCGCGGCCGTGCTTCAGGGCAAGCACGACAATTTCGAGATCGACCTGTTCCAGGCGCTGATCGGCGAGACCGCCGAGCTGACGAAGACCGATGCGAACGGGCCGATGGCGGCTTCGCAGCGCGTGATCGCGGACCATCTGCGCGCAAGCGGCTTCCTCGTCGCGGACGGCGTGCTGCCGTCGAACGAGGGCAGGGGCTATGTGCTGCGCCGCATCATGCGCCGCGCCATGCGCCACGCCCACCTGCTCGGCGCGAAGGAGCCGCTGATGCACCGGCTGGTGCCGTCGCTCGTCAGCCAGATGGGCGGCGCCTTCCCGGAGCTCCAGCGCGCGCAGCCGCTGATCGAGGAGACGCTGAAACTGGAGGAAACCCGCTTCCGGCAGACGCTGGAAACCGGCCTCCGCCTGCTCGACGAGGCGACGGCGGGCATGGGCAGCGGCGACGTGCTGCCGGGCGAGACGGCGTTCAAGCTCTACGACACCTACGGCTTCCCGCTCGACCTCACCGAGGATGCGCTGAGGCGGCAGGGGCTTTCGGTGGACAAGGCCGGTTTCGACACGGCGATGGCCGCGCAGAAGGCGGCGGCGCGCGCGGCATGGGCGGGCTCCGGCGCGCAGGCCGACGAGGGCGTGTGGTTCGACATTGCCGAACAGTTCGGGGCAACCGAGTTCACCGGCTACACGGGCGACACCGCGCAGGGCGAGGTGATCGCGATTCTGAAGGACGGCGCGCGCGTGGAGAGCGCCGGGGCGGGCGACAGCGTCGTCGTCCTCACCAACCAGACGCCGTTCTACGGCGAATCCGGCGGCCAGACCGGAGACGCCGGAACGATCACTGCACCCAACAGCTTGAAGGCCGTCGTTGAGACGACGTCGAAGCCGCTCGGCAAGCTCCATGCCCACCACGCGCGCATCGCCGAGGGCCGCGTCAGCGTCGGCGACGTCGTGCAGCTCGACGTCGATGCCGCGCGCCGCGACCGCATCCGCGCCAACCATTCGGCGACGCACCTGCTGCACGCGGCGCTTCGCAGGCGCCTCGGCGCACACGTCACGCAGAAAGGCTCGCTCGTCGCCGAAGACCGCTTCCGTTTCGACTTCAGCCACCCGAAGGCGCTCACGCCGGAGGAGATCGCACGCGTCGAGGCCGACGTGAACGCGCAGGTGCGCGGCAACGCGGCGGTGAACACGCGCCTGATGAGCCATGCCGATGCGATCGAGGCGGGCGCGATGGCGCTGTTCGGCGAGAAGTACGGCGACGAGGTGCGCGTGCTCTCGATGGGCCGCGACGCGGAAGCCGACTACTCGGTGGAGCTGTGCGGCGGCACACACGTCCGCGCGCTCGGCGACATCGGCCTGTTCAAGATCATCGGCGAAAGCGCCGTGTCCTCGGGCGTGCGCCGCATCGAGGCGCTGACCGGCGAGGCGGCGCGCCTCTACCTGCAAGGACAGGAGGACCGGCTGCGCGATGCCGCCGCGACGCTGAAAGTGGCGCCCGCCGAGCTTCCGGCGCGCGTGCAGGCGCTCGTCGAGGAACGCCGCCGCCTGGAACGCGAGCTTGCCGACGCGAAGAAGGCGCTGGCGCTCGGTGGCGGTGCGGGCGCGGCTCCGGCGGCGGAAGCCGAGGAGGTGGCGGGCACGAAATTCGTGGCGCGCGTCGCCGACGGGCTCGACCCCAGGGACCTGCGCGGCGCGGTCGACGAGGCGAAGAAGCAGGTCGGCTCGGGCGTCGCCGCGATCGTGGCGGTGAACGAGGGCCGCGCCAGCATCGCCGTCGGCGTCACCGACGACCTGACGGCACGCTTCAACGCGGTCTCGCTCGTGCAGGCGGGCGTCGCGGCGCTCGGCGGCAAGGGCGGCGGCGGGCGCCCCGACATGGCGCAGGGCGGCGGACCCGAGGGCGCGAAGGCGGCGGACGCCATCGCCGCCGTGAAGGGCGCGCTCGCGGCGTAGAGCCGATAGGACGCACAAGATCCTACTCCGCCACTTCCTCGCCCCGGCGCAGCCGTGACGCGGCCTTCAGCGGCTCGCGCAGCAGGTCCGGCACCATCGCCTTGATCTTGTTGCGCTTGATCTCGCGCATCTCGTGGATCGAGGCGATCACGAGGCCCATCGGGCGGCCGATGTCGACCAGCACCGCCTCGGCGAGCTGGAGCGAGGACTCGAGCGTTTCCGGAACCGCATCGGTCGCGCCCGCCTTGTAGAGCTGGGCGGCGTGCTCGGCATCCCGCGCGCGGGCGATGATGCAGAGGTCGGGGTAGGCGGTGCGCACGGCGCGGGTGGTCGCGATGATCTGCACCGGATCGTCCATCGTGAGCACGATGGAGCGCGCGCTGGCGAGCCCGAGGTGGTCGAGGAGGCCCGGCTTCGCCACGTCGCCGTAGACGATCTCGTGGCCGCGCTCGCGCCCGTATTCGACCATGTCGATGTCGGCATCGACGACCACGAACGGCTGCTCGTGACGCGCGAGCATGTCGGCGACCAGCTGGCCGACCCGGCCGTAGCCCGCGATGATCGTGCGGCCCGCGCCTCCCGCGGTGTCGCGAACGATCTCGGGCGGCACGGGCTCGACGCGCCGCGCCGTGTCGCTGCCGATACGCGCGAGCAGCGGCGTCGCGGTGAGGCCGACGGCGGTGACGATCTGCCAGAAGGCGGCGGTGTCGGCGTCGATCACGCGCGCCTGAAGCGCCGCGGCGAGGACGATCAGCGTCGTTTCCGAAGGCGAGGCCATCAGCAGGCCGATATTCGCGGCGAGCCCGCGCGGGGCGCCCCAGAGGCGGAGCAGGCCGCCCGTGACAAGCGCCTTCACCAGCACGACGCCGACGATGGCGATGGCGAGCAGCATCCAGTGGCGCGCGATGATCTCGAAGTCGATGCTCATGCCGATGGTCATGAGGAAGATGCCGAGCGCGAGGTTCTTGAACGGCTCGATGGTGACGTCCACCTGCATCCGGTATTCGGTCTCGGCGATGGCGAGGCCCGCGACGAGCGCGCCGACGATGGGCGACAGGCCCGCCGCGCTGGTGGCGAGGCTCGCCGCCATCACGACGACGAGCGCGACGGCGAGGAACAGCTCGGGGCTCTTGGTGCGCGCCGCCTGCCGCAGCAGGCGGGGCAGCAGGAACTTGCCGAGGACGAGGATGACGGCGACCACGAACCCGCCGAGCACCACGGTTTTCAGGAGGTTGCCGGGATCGTCGCTGCCGGGAAGCGGGCTGATGACGCCGAGCACGAAGATGATCGGCACGATCGCCAGATCCTCGAACAGCAGCATCGAGAAAGCGGGCTTGCCGATCGCGCTCTTCGTGCCCGTCATCGGCAGCACCAGCGCGGTCGACGACAGTGCGAGCGCGAAGCCGAGCGTCAGCGCCACGGTCATGCCCATCGGCGTGAACTCGTAGAGCAGCAGGCCGATCACCGTGCCGGAGATGGCAAGCTCGGCGGGGCCGAGCAGGAACACGAGCCGGCGCAGGTCCCACAGCCTTCGGAACGACAGCTCGAGCCCGATCGAGAACAGCAGCAGGATGATGCCGAACTCGGCGAACGGCTCGATGATGTCGCGGCTGCTGATCGAAACGTAGTTCACCCACGGCGCGATGCCGGTGAACCGCCCGAGCCCGGACGGCCCGAGCAGCAGCCCCACGATGATGAAGCCGATGACCGGGCTGACGCGCAGCCGGTGGAACGCGGGTATGACGAGGCCGGTCGCGCCGAGGATGACGAGCGCGTCGCGAAAGGCTGGCGAAAAGAGCGGATCTGCGGCCACGGCGGCACCCTAGCGAGGCGGCCGCCGCGGCGTCATCAGAAAAGCGCGTAAGGCGTTAAAGCATCGTGCGAAAAAGTGGGAACCGGTTTTTCGGAGGACCGATGCGACAACAGGAAATCTAGAATTCCTTGCTCATCGCGGCTTCGAGGTTGACGACGATCGCCTCGAAGAACTGCTCGGTCGTCATCCATGCCTGATCGGGACCGATGAGGAGCGCGAGGTCCTTGGTCATCTGGCCCGTCTCGACCGTCTCGACGCAGACGCGCTCGAGAAGCTCGCCGAAACGCGTCACCTGCGGCGTGTTGTCGAGCTTGCCGCGGTGCTTGAGGCCGCCCGTCCACGCGAAGATCGAGGCGATCGGGTTCGTCGAGGTCGCCTTGCCCTGCTGGTGCATCCGGTAGTGGCGGGTAACGGTGCCGTGCGCGGCCTCGGCCTCCACGGTCTTGCCGTCCGGCGTCATCAGCACCGAGGTCATCAGGCCGAGCGAGCCGAAGCCCTGCGCGACGGTATCCGACTGCACGTCGCCGTCGTAGTTCTTGCAGGCCCAGACGAACTTGCCGCTCCACTTCAGCGCCGAGGCGACCATGTCGTCGATCAGGCGGTGCTCGTAGACGATGCCGAGCTTGTCGAACTGCGCCTTGAACTCCGCGTCGAACACTTCCTGGAAGATGTCCTTGAAGCGGCCGTCATAGGCCTTGAGGATGGTGTTCTTGGTGGAAAGATACACGGGCCACTGGCGCGCGAGGCCGTAGTTGAGCGAGGCGCGCGCGAAATCGCGGATCGAATCGTCGAGGTTGTACATGCCCATCGCGACGCCCGCCGTGGGGAAGTCGAACACCTCGTGCTCGATGACGTCGCCGTTCTCGCCCGTCCACTTGATGGTGAGCTTGCCCGCACCCGGCACGCGGAAGTCGGTGGCCTTGTACTGGTCGCCGAAGGCGTGGCGGCCGATGACGATGGGATCGGTCCAGCCCGGCACGAGGCGCGGCACGGACTTGATGACGATCGGCTCGCGGAACACGACGCCGCCCAGGATGTTGCGGATCGTGCCGTTCGGCGACTTCCACATCTTCTTGAGGCCGAATTCCTCGACGCGCGCCTCATCCGGCGTGATCGTCGCGCACTTCACGCCGACGCCGTATTCCTTGATGGCGTTCGCGGACTGCACCGTCACCTTGTCGTCGGTGGCGTCGCGGTTCTCGATGCCGAGGTCGTAGTACTTGAGGTCGACGTCGAGGTAGGGAAGGATCAGGCGCTCGCGGATCCATTGCCAGATGATCCGCGTCATCTCATCGCCGTCGATCTCGACGATGGGGTTCTCCACCTTGATCTTCGCCATCTATACCTCTTGGTCGTGTATGGATTTTTACTCGCGCACGCTCTTGGCGGAAACGACGGCCAAGATCAACAGGCGCGGGGGCGGCAAAGGCGCGCTCTGCCCTCTTTCTCGCAAGCTGCGCGTTGTCATCGCCCGCACGCAGGGGCTAAAGATACGCGCATGAACGACACAACACCCCCCGAGCCGCCAGTGACGCCGCCCGAGACGCCGCCCGAAGCGACCACTGTCCCGACGCCCGCGCCGGCTGCGCCCGTGCCTGCCGAAGCGGCGGCGACCTACAAGTTTCCGCCATCGATTCACCCGGACGGCAACAAGTTCGTGGTTCTTGCGGCGATCCTGACCGGGTTCTTCTGGTTCGTCATCGACTGGGACATCCTCGGCTGGATCTCGGCGGGGCTCACCATCTGGACGTTCGCCTTCTTCCGCGATCCGGCGCGCGTCACGCCCGAGGGGGCGGGGCTCGTCGTCTCGCCCGCCGACGGGCTCGTGTCGCAGATCATGGAGGTTCCTGCGCCGCGCGAGATCGCCGGCAGCGAACGCGGCATCGGCGAGGGAACCTTCACGCGCGTCTCGATTTTCATGAGCGTGTTCGATGTCCATGTGAACCGCTCCCCGATCGCGGGCACGATCCGCGACATCGTCTATGTGCCCGGCAAGTTCCTGAACGCCGAGCTGGACAAGGCGAGCGAGGACAACGAGCGGCAGTATTTCGTCGTTGAAGGCGCGGACGGGCGCCGCATCGGCTTCACGCAGATCGCCGGCCTCGTCGCGCGGCGGATCATCAAGTTCGTGAACCCCGGCGAGAGCGTGTCGGCGGGCCAGCGCGTCGGTCTCATCCGCTTCGGCAGCCGCGTCGACGTATACCTGCCCGCGGGCACCGTTCCCGCCGTCGCGGTCGGCCAGCGCGCCGTCGCCGGTGAAACCGTGATCGGCCGCCCCGGCGCCTTCGGCGAACGGCTGCGCGGCATTCGGCAGTGAAGGTCGACCACGAGCCGCCGCGCAGGCTGAAACGGGTCATCCCGATTCGGGTGCTGATCCCGAACGCGATCACCGTCGCCGCGCTCTGCGCCGGGCTCACCTCTGTACGCCTCGCCATCGCCGGAGACTTCGACCGCGCGATCCTCGCGATCGTCGTGGCGGGCGTCCTCGACGGCATCGACGGCCGTGTCGCGCGGCTGCTGAAGGGTGCGAGCCGCTTCGGCGCCGAACTCGATTCGCTGTCCGACGTCACCGCCTTCGGCGTCGCGCCCGCGCTCGTCATCTACCTGTGGACGCTGGAGCAGCTTCCCGGCGCGGGCTGGATCGTCGCGCTCGCCCATGCCGTGTGCTGCGCGCTCCGTCTGGCGCGCTTCAACGCCAACCTCGACGTCACCGACCAGCCGCACAAGCAGCACGGCTTCCTCACGGGCATTCCCGCGCCGGTGGGGGCGGGGCTGACGCTGAGCCCGATGTTCCTCTACTACTGGCTGGAGCCGACCCGCTTCGCGCACTACTCGGAGGTCGGCACCGCGGCGACCGCCGTCGTCGTCGGCACGGTCGCGTTCCTGATGGTCTCGAACCTGCCGACCTACTCGTGGAAATCGGTGCGCATCCGCCCCGAATACCGGATCATGGCGCTCGTCGGCGTGGCGCTGTTCGCGGGCGCGCTGCTTTCCGCGCCGTACATGACGCTCTCGCTGATCTCGGTAGTCTACGCCGCCACGATCCCGATGGCGATCCTCTCGTACCGCAAGGTCAGGCGGCAAGCGGCAGCGGCTGCCATTCCCGATGCCGCAGCGGAGCCGGACACGGACGCGGCAGCGGCTCGACAGCCGTCACCAGACGCTCGGTAATCACGGCCTCGATCTCGCCGCGAAGCGCCCGCGCAATGGCGGCGCGCGCGTCCGCGAACATCCAGGCGACGATGGCAAGGCTCACGAAAAACAACAGGCTTGAAAGCGCGGCAGAGAGCATGAAGGCCATGTTTGAACCCCTTTTGTTCTTCTCATGTTCGCTTGTTCCATATTTGTTCCAGCCTTGTCAAGAGCCCGCGAGGCCCGCACCGGATTGATCGGCAGCGGGGGTGCGGCTAGCCTCCGGGCGCTCTTTGGGAGGAGTCATCATGTTAGGCGGAATGCAGGACTGGCCGCTGCTGGTCTGGAAACTCATCGACCATGCGGCGCTCAATCACGGCTCGCGCGAGATCGTCACGGCGCTGGTGGAAGGCGGCGAAGCGCGCTCGAACTGGCGGGAGGTGCGCGGACGCTCGCTGAAGATCGCGCAGGCGCTGAGCCGCCTCGGCATCCGGATCGGCGACCGCGCGGCGACGCTCGCGTGGAACACGCAGCGCCACGTCGAATGCTGGTACGGCATCTCGGGCATGGGCGCGGTCGCGCACACGGTGAACCCGCGCCTGTTCGAGGAACAGATCGTCTACATCATCAACCACGCCGCCGACCGCGTGCTGTTCTTCGACCTCAGCTTCGTGCCGCTCGTCGAGCGCATCGCGCCGAAGCTCAACTCGGTCGAGCACTACGTGCTGATGACCGGGCGCGAGCATCTGCCCGAGACGAGCATCCCGGGCCTCCTCGCCTACGAGGACCTGATCGCGGCAAGCGACGGCGACTTCGAATGGGCGAACGTGGACGAACTCACGCCCGCCGGGCTCTGCTACACCTCGGGGACGACCGGCAATCCCAAGGGCGTGCTCTACACGCACCGTTCCAACGTGCTGCACACGCTCGGCGCAAGCTCGGCGGATGCGCTCGGCCTCACCTCGGCGACGTCGATCCTGCCGGTGGTGCCGATGTACCATGCGAACGCGTGGGGCGTGCCCTACGCCGCCGCCGCGGCGGGCGCGAAGCTGGTGTTGGGCGGTGCGCATTTCGATGCGCCGACGCTGCACGGCCTCATCCTGCGCGAGAAGGTGACGCTCACCGCCGCCGTGCCCACCGTGTGGCTGGCGATGCTCCAGCACCTCGAAAAGACCGGCGAGGGGCTCGGCGAGCTGAAGCGCGTCGTCATCGGCGGCTCGGCCGTGCCGCGCTCGATGATCGTCGACTTCAAGCAGAAGTACGACGTCACCGTCTGTCACGCGTGGGGCATGACCGAGATGTCGCCGCTCGGCACGCTCGGCTCGCTGTCCGCCGAGGCGCTCGAAAAGCCGCAGGAAGAGCAGTTCGACATCCAGACCAAGCAGGGCCGCTCGATCTTCGGCGTCGAGATGAAGATCGTCGACGACGACGGCAACGAGATGCCGCGCGACGGCAAGGCGTTCGGCCACCTGATGGTGCGGGGCCCGTGGATCGTGCGCGAATATTATGCAGGCGATGGCGGCCATGTGCTCGACGCCGACGGCTGGTTCGACACGGGCGACGTCGCCACGATCGACCCCTCCGGATACATGCAGATCACCGACCGCGCCAAGGACGTCATCAAGTCCGGCGGCGAATGGATCAGCTCGAT
Coding sequences:
- the alaS gene encoding alanine--tRNA ligase; this encodes MTSTNDIRRSFLDFFGGEGHTRVPSAPLVPQNDPTLMFVNAGMVPFKNVFTGLETRPYSTAVSSQKCVRAGGKHNDLDNVGYTARHHTFFEMLGNFSFGDYFKERAISLAWNLITKEWGISPDRLTATVYHTDDDAYALWKKIAGLPDSRIIRIATKDNFWAMGDNGPCGPCSEIFYDHGDHIPGGPPGSPDEDGDRFVEIWNLVFMQYEQEAGEIVRDLPRPSIDTGMGLERVAAVLQGKHDNFEIDLFQALIGETAELTKTDANGPMAASQRVIADHLRASGFLVADGVLPSNEGRGYVLRRIMRRAMRHAHLLGAKEPLMHRLVPSLVSQMGGAFPELQRAQPLIEETLKLEETRFRQTLETGLRLLDEATAGMGSGDVLPGETAFKLYDTYGFPLDLTEDALRRQGLSVDKAGFDTAMAAQKAAARAAWAGSGAQADEGVWFDIAEQFGATEFTGYTGDTAQGEVIAILKDGARVESAGAGDSVVVLTNQTPFYGESGGQTGDAGTITAPNSLKAVVETTSKPLGKLHAHHARIAEGRVSVGDVVQLDVDAARRDRIRANHSATHLLHAALRRRLGAHVTQKGSLVAEDRFRFDFSHPKALTPEEIARVEADVNAQVRGNAAVNTRLMSHADAIEAGAMALFGEKYGDEVRVLSMGRDAEADYSVELCGGTHVRALGDIGLFKIIGESAVSSGVRRIEALTGEAARLYLQGQEDRLRDAAATLKVAPAELPARVQALVEERRRLERELADAKKALALGGGAGAAPAAEAEEVAGTKFVARVADGLDPRDLRGAVDEAKKQVGSGVAAIVAVNEGRASIAVGVTDDLTARFNAVSLVQAGVAALGGKGGGGRPDMAQGGGPEGAKAADAIAAVKGALAA
- a CDS encoding cation:proton antiporter; translated protein: MAADPLFSPAFRDALVILGATGLVIPAFHRLRVSPVIGFIIVGLLLGPSGLGRFTGIAPWVNYVSISSRDIIEPFAEFGIILLLFSIGLELSFRRLWDLRRLVFLLGPAELAISGTVIGLLLYEFTPMGMTVALTLGFALALSSTALVLPMTGTKSAIGKPAFSMLLFEDLAIVPIIFVLGVISPLPGSDDPGNLLKTVVLGGFVVAVILVLGKFLLPRLLRQAARTKSPELFLAVALVVVMAASLATSAAGLSPIVGALVAGLAIAETEYRMQVDVTIEPFKNLALGIFLMTIGMSIDFEIIARHWMLLAIAIVGVVLVKALVTGGLLRLWGAPRGLAANIGLLMASPSETTLIVLAAALQARVIDADTAAFWQIVTAVGLTATPLLARIGSDTARRVEPVPPEIVRDTAGGAGRTIIAGYGRVGQLVADMLARHEQPFVVVDADIDMVEYGRERGHEIVYGDVAKPGLLDHLGLASARSIVLTMDDPVQIIATTRAVRTAYPDLCIIARARDAEHAAQLYKAGATDAVPETLESSLQLAEAVLVDIGRPMGLVIASIHEMREIKRNKIKAMVPDLLREPLKAASRLRRGEEVAE
- a CDS encoding NADP-dependent isocitrate dehydrogenase, producing MAKIKVENPIVEIDGDEMTRIIWQWIRERLILPYLDVDLKYYDLGIENRDATDDKVTVQSANAIKEYGVGVKCATITPDEARVEEFGLKKMWKSPNGTIRNILGGVVFREPIVIKSVPRLVPGWTDPIVIGRHAFGDQYKATDFRVPGAGKLTIKWTGENGDVIEHEVFDFPTAGVAMGMYNLDDSIRDFARASLNYGLARQWPVYLSTKNTILKAYDGRFKDIFQEVFDAEFKAQFDKLGIVYEHRLIDDMVASALKWSGKFVWACKNYDGDVQSDTVAQGFGSLGLMTSVLMTPDGKTVEAEAAHGTVTRHYRMHQQGKATSTNPIASIFAWTGGLKHRGKLDNTPQVTRFGELLERVCVETVETGQMTKDLALLIGPDQAWMTTEQFFEAIVVNLEAAMSKEF
- a CDS encoding phosphatidylserine decarboxylase, whose product is MNDTTPPEPPVTPPETPPEATTVPTPAPAAPVPAEAAATYKFPPSIHPDGNKFVVLAAILTGFFWFVIDWDILGWISAGLTIWTFAFFRDPARVTPEGAGLVVSPADGLVSQIMEVPAPREIAGSERGIGEGTFTRVSIFMSVFDVHVNRSPIAGTIRDIVYVPGKFLNAELDKASEDNERQYFVVEGADGRRIGFTQIAGLVARRIIKFVNPGESVSAGQRVGLIRFGSRVDVYLPAGTVPAVAVGQRAVAGETVIGRPGAFGERLRGIRQ
- a CDS encoding CDP-alcohol phosphatidyltransferase family protein; the protein is MKVDHEPPRRLKRVIPIRVLIPNAITVAALCAGLTSVRLAIAGDFDRAILAIVVAGVLDGIDGRVARLLKGASRFGAELDSLSDVTAFGVAPALVIYLWTLEQLPGAGWIVALAHAVCCALRLARFNANLDVTDQPHKQHGFLTGIPAPVGAGLTLSPMFLYYWLEPTRFAHYSEVGTAATAVVVGTVAFLMVSNLPTYSWKSVRIRPEYRIMALVGVALFAGALLSAPYMTLSLISVVYAATIPMAILSYRKVRRQAAAAAIPDAAAEPDTDAAAARQPSPDAR
- a CDS encoding long-chain-fatty-acid--CoA ligase translates to MLGGMQDWPLLVWKLIDHAALNHGSREIVTALVEGGEARSNWREVRGRSLKIAQALSRLGIRIGDRAATLAWNTQRHVECWYGISGMGAVAHTVNPRLFEEQIVYIINHAADRVLFFDLSFVPLVERIAPKLNSVEHYVLMTGREHLPETSIPGLLAYEDLIAASDGDFEWANVDELTPAGLCYTSGTTGNPKGVLYTHRSNVLHTLGASSADALGLTSATSILPVVPMYHANAWGVPYAAAAAGAKLVLGGAHFDAPTLHGLILREKVTLTAAVPTVWLAMLQHLEKTGEGLGELKRVVIGGSAVPRSMIVDFKQKYDVTVCHAWGMTEMSPLGTLGSLSAEALEKPQEEQFDIQTKQGRSIFGVEMKIVDDDGNEMPRDGKAFGHLMVRGPWIVREYYAGDGGHVLDADGWFDTGDVATIDPSGYMQITDRAKDVIKSGGEWISSIELENEAVGHAAVAEAAVIGLPHPKWDERPLLIIVPKAGAKPTKQDLLDHLEGRVAKWWMPNDVVFVDEIPHTATGKIQKLTLRQQFKDYRFPDAEAAA